In the genome of Raphanus sativus cultivar WK10039 chromosome 4, ASM80110v3, whole genome shotgun sequence, one region contains:
- the LOC108830764 gene encoding ATPase 2, plasma membrane-type-like, with protein MSSLEDIKNETVDLEKCPIEEVFQQLKCTKEGLTTKEGEDRVQIFGYNKLEEKKESKILKFLGFMWNPLSWVMEAAAIMAIALANGDGRPPDWQDFVGIICLLVINSTISFIEENNAGNAAAALMAGLAPKTKVLRDGKWSEQEAAVLVPGDIVSIKLGDIIPADARLLEGDPLKVDQSALTGESLPVTKHPGQGVFSGSTCKQGEIEAVVIATGVHTFFGKAAHLVDSTNQVGHFQKVLTAIGNFCICSIAIGMVIEILVMYPIQRRKYRDGIDNLLVLLIGGIPIAMPTVLSVTMAIGSHKLAQQGAITKRMTAIEEMAGMDVLCSDKTGTLTLNKLSVDKNLVEVFCKGVEKDQVLLFAAMASRIENQDAIDAAMVGMLADPKEARAGIREVHFLPFNPTDKRTALTYIDSSGNWHRVSKGAPEQILELCKASNDLSKRVLDIIEKYAERGLRSLAVSRQTVPEKTKESPGGPWEFVGLLPLFDPPRHDSAETIRRALHLGVNVKMITGDQLAIGKETGRRLGMGTNMYPSSALLGNHKDPALANIPVEDLIEQADGFAGVFPEHKYEIVKKLQERKHIVGMTGDGVNDAPALKKADIGIAVDDATDAARGASDIVLTEPGLSVIISAVLTSRAIFQRMKNYTIYAVSITIRIVLGFMLIALIWKFDFSAFMVLIIAILNDGTIMTISKDRVTPSPTPDSWKLREIFATGVVLGSYLAIMTVVFFWLAHETDFFSDKFGVRSIRGNDHELMSALYLQVSIISQALIFVTRSRSWSFVERPGALLMIAFLIAQLVATVIAVYANWEFAEVKGIGWGWAGVIWLYSIITYFPLDILKFAIRYTLSGKAWLNMTDNRIALTTKKDFGKEEREAQWAVAQRTLHGLQPKETVNVIPEHGTYRELSEIAEQAKRRAEIARLRELHTLKGHVESVAKLKGLDIETPGHYTV; from the exons ATGTCGAGTCTTGAAGATATCAAGAACGAGACTGTTGATCTG GAGAAATGTCCAATAGAGGAAGTTTTCCAGCAGCTAAAATGTACAAAGGAAGGTTTGACGACTAAGGAAGGGGAAGATAGGGTTCAGATCTTTGGCTACAACAAGCTCGAAGAGAAGAAG GAAAGCAAGATTCTCAAGTTTTTAGGGTTCATGTGGAATCCTCTTTCATGGGTCATGGAAGCTGCTGCAATTATGGCTATTGCTTTAGCCAACGGTGATGGTAGGCCTCCGGATTGGCAGGACTTTGTTGGTATCATCTGTCTTCTTGTCATCAACTCTACCATCAGTTTCATCGAAGAGAACAACGCCGGTAACGCCGCTGCTGCTCTCATGGCTGGTCTTGCTCCTAAAACCAAG gttCTTAGGGATGGGAAATGGAGTGAACAAGAAGCTGCTGTTCTTGTCCCAGGAGATATTGTTAGCATTAAACTTGGGGACATTATCCCTGCCGATGCTCGTCTTCTCGAAGGTGATCCTTTAAAGGTTGACCAGTCTGCTCTTACAGGAGAGTCCCTCCCTGTGACCAAGCACCCTGGCCAAGGAGTTTTCTCTGGCTCAACCTGTAAACAAGGAGAGATAGAGGCCGTTGTTATCGCCACAGGTGTTCACACCTTCTTCGGCAAAGCTGCTCACCTTGTGGACAGCACAAACCAAGTTGGACATTTCCAAAAGGTTCTTACAGCTATTGGGAACTTCTGCATCTGTTCCATTGCCATTGGTATGGTGATTGAGATTCTCGTCATGTACCCGATCCAACGCCGAAAGTACAGAGATGGAATTGATAATCTCTTGGTCCTATTGATCGGTGGTATCCCTATTGCTATGCCTACGGTGTTGTCTGTCACCATGGCTATTGGCTCTCACAAGCTTGCACAGCAAGGTGCCATCACCAAGCGTATGACTGCCATTGAAGAAATGGCTGGAATGGATGTCTTGTGCAGTGACAAAACCGGGACGCTAACTCTCAACAAACTGAGTGTGGATAAAAACTTGGTTGAGGTTTTCTGCAAGGGTGTGGAGAAAGACCAAGTTCTTTTGTTTGCGGCTATGGCTTCAAGAATTGAGAACCAGGATGCCATAGATGCAGCCATGGTTGGGATGCTtgctgatccaaaggaggccaGAGCTGGAATTAGGGAGGTTCACTTCCTTCCATTCAACCCTACTGATAAGAGAACTGCTCTGACTTACATAGACTCTAGTGGTAACTGGCACAGAGTCAGCAAAGGTGCTCCCGAGCAGATCCTCGAACTTTGCAAAGCCAGCAATGACCTTAGCAAGAGGGTGCTCGATATTATAGAAAAGTATGCGGAGCGTGGTCTCAGGTCGTTGGCCGTTTCTCGCCAG ACGGTGCCAGAGAAAACAAAGGAAAGTCCAGGTGGACCGTGGGAGTTTGTTGGCTTGTTGCCACTTTTTGATCCCCCAAGACATGACAGTGCCGAAACCATTCGAAGGGCTTTGCATCTTGGTGTTAATGTCAAGATGATCACTG GTGACCAACTTGCTATTGGCAAGGAAACTGGTCGCAGACTTGGAATGGGAACAAACATGTACCCGTCTTCGGCTCTTCTCGGTAATCACAAGGACCCAGCACTTGCAAACATTCCTGTTGAGGACTTGATCGAACAGGCTGATGGTTTTGCTGGAGTCTTCCCag AGCACAAATACGAGATCGTGAAGAAGTTGCAAGAGAGGAAGCATATTGTTGGAATGACTGGTGATGGTGTCAACGATGCTCCTGCTTTGAAGAAAGCTGATATTGGTATTGCTGTCGATGATGCTACGGACGCTGCTCGGGGAGCTTCAGATATCGTTCTCACTGAGCCTGGACTCAGCGTTATCATCAGTGCTGTCCTCACCAGCAGAGCTATTTTCCAGAGAATGAAGAACTATACAATATACGCAGTTTCAATCACAATCCGTATCGTGCTTGGTTTCATGCTTATTGCTTTGATATGGAAGTTTGACTTCTCAGCATTTATGGTTTTGATCATTGCCATTCTTAACGATG GTACCATCATGACAATTTCAAAGGACAGAGTCACGCCATCTCCCACACCCGATAGCTGGAAACTTAGAGAAATTTTTGCTACTGGAGTTGTGCTTGGAAGCTACTTAGCCATCATGACTGTTGTTTTCTTCTGGTTGGCACACGAGACCGACTTTTTCtcg GACAAGTTTGGTGTGAGGTCCATCAGGGGTAATGATCACGAGCTAATGAGTGCGTTGTATCTACAAGTTAGTATCATTAGTCAAGCTCTAATCTTCGTCACAAGATCAAGGAGTTGGTCCTTTGTCGAACGTCCCGGAGCATTGCTGATGATTGCTTTCCTCATTGCACAACTG GTTGCCACTGTGATTGCGGTCTATGCCAACTGGGAGTTCGCAGAGGTTAAAGGTATTGGATGGGGATGGGCTGGAGTGATCTGGCTATACAGTATCATTACATACTTCCCACTGGACATTCTCAAGTTTGCCATTCGCTACACCTTGTCTGGAAAGGCTTGGCTCAACATGACCGACAACAGGATTGCTTTAACGACCAAGAAAGATTTCGGAAAAGAAGAGAGGGAGGCTCAATGGGCAGTTGCTCAGAGGACACTTCACGGTTTGCAGCCAAAAGAAACCGTTAACGTCATTCCTGAGCATGGAACTTACAGAGAACTGTCTGAGATTGCAGAGCAAGCCAAGAGAAGAGCTGAGATCGCTAG GCTTAGAGAGCTGCACACACTCAAGGGACATGTGGAATCAGTAGCGAAGCTAAAGGGTTTGGACATTGAAACTCCAGGACACTACACTGTCTAG
- the LOC108853674 gene encoding peroxidase 45: MEKKTNQTIFSIFTLLLLFSSCVSAQLRTGFYQNSCPNVESIVRNAVRQKFQQTFVTAPATLRLFFHDCFVRGCDASIMIASPSERDHPDDMSLAGDGFDTVVKAKQAVDRDPRCRNKVSCADILALATREVVVLTGGPSYPVELGRRDGRLSTKASVQNNLPQPGFNLNQLNAMFNRHGLSQTDMIALSGAHTLGFAHCGKFSNRIYNFSPRTRIDPSLNSGYALQLRQMCPQRVDPRIAINMDPTSPRTFDNAYFKNLQQGKGLFTSDQVLFTDQRSRATVNSFANSETAFRQAFISAITKLGRVGVMTGNAGEIRRDCSRVN; the protein is encoded by the exons ATGGAGAAGAAGACTAACCAAACCATTTTCTCCATatttactcttcttcttcttttctcttcatGTGTCTCTGCTCAGCTTCGGACAGGTTTCTACCAGAACTCGTGCCCGAACGTAGAAAGCATTGTCCGTAACGCCGTCCGTCAAAAATTCCAGCAGACTTTTGTCACTGCTCCAGCCACCCTCCGCCTCTTCTTCCACGATTGCTTCGTTCGT gGATGTGATGCTTCGATAATGATAGCATCTCCATCGGAGAGAGACCATCCGGATGACATGTCATTGGCCGGAGACGGATTTGACACAGTGGTGAAGGCGAAGCAGGCCGTTGATAGAGATCCTAGATGCCGCAACAAAGTCTCATGTGCTGACATTTTGGCTCTCGCTACTCGTGAAGTCGTCGTTTTG ACCGGAGGACCTAGCTACCCGGTGGAGCTAGGGAGAAGAGATGGCAGATTATCTACGAAGGCAAGCGTTCAAAATAATTTGCCACAGCCCGGGTTTAACCTAAACCAGCTCAATGCCATGTTCAACCGTCACGGTCTCTCTCAAACCGACATGATCGCCCTCTCAG GAGCGCACACTCTCGGATTCGCACATTGCGGAAAATTCTCGAACCGAATTTACAATTTTAGCCCTAGAACCCGTATCGACCCGAGTTTGAACAGTGGCTACGCGCTTCAGCTTCGCCAGATGTGCCCGCAACGAGTGGACCCACGTATCGCGATCAACATGGATCCGACCTCGCCACGTACTTTCGACAACGCTTACTTCAAGAACCTTCAACAAGGAAAGGGTCTTTTCACGTCTGATCAAGTATTGTTCACAGACCAACGGTCTAGAGCTACGGTTAACTCGTTTGCCAACAGTGAAACAGCTTTTAGACAAGCTTTTATCTCAGCCATCACGAAGTTGGGTCGTGTTGGGGTTATGACTGGTAATGCTGGTGAGATTCGAAGGGATTGTTCACGTGTCAATTAG
- the LOC130511711 gene encoding villin-4-like, protein MSVSMRDLDPAFQGAGQKAGIEVWRIENFSPTPIPNSSIGKFFTGDSYIVLKTTALKTGALRHDIHYWLGKDTSQDEAGTAAVKTVELDAALGGRAVQYREVQGHETEKFLSYFKPCIIPQEGGVASGFKHVEAEEHITRLFVCRGKHVVHVKEVAFARSSLTHDDIYILDTKSKIFQFNGSNSSIQERAKALEVVQYIKDTYHDGTCEVATVEDGRLMADADSGEFWGFFGGFAPLPRKPANDEDKTYTSDIKKLFCVEKGQANPVEGDSLRREMLDTNKCYVLDCGLEVFVWMGRTTSLDDRKAASGAAEEMIRSSERPKTQMIRIIEGFETVPFRSKFDTWTQVTNTTVSEDGRGRVAALLQRQGVNVRGLMKAAPPKEEIQAFIDCTGNLQVWRVNGQQKILLQAADHSKFYSGECYVFQYSYPGEEKEEVLIGTWFGKQSVEEERASAVSMASKMVESMKFVPAQARINEGKEPFQFFVIMQSFIVFKGGVSSGYKKYIAEKEVDDDTYNENGLALFRIQGSGPENMQAIQVDPVASSLNSSYCYILHNDSSVFTWTGNLATSTDQELVERQLDLIKPNLQTRAQKEGSESEQFWELLGGKTEYSSQKLTKEPERDPHLFSCTFTKEILKVTEIYNFTQDDLMTEDIFIVDCHSDIFVWVGQEVVPKNKLQALTIGEKFIEKDSLLEKLSPEAPIYVIMEGGEPSFFTRFFTSWDSSKSAMHGNSFQRKLKIVKNGGTPVAEKPKRRTPASYGGRASVPDKSQQRSRSMSFSPDRVRVRGRSPAFNALAATFESQNARNLSTPPPVVRKLYPRSVTPDSSKLAPKSSAIASRSALFEQQLKTPPQEPSIPKPLKASPKAPESPASGSNSNGNEEKKENGKGEEKSMSSRIESLTIQEDAKEGVEDEEDLPSYPYDRLKTTSPDPVSDIDVTRREAYLSSEEFKEKFGMTKEAFYKLPKWKQNKFKMAVQLF, encoded by the exons ATGTCTGTTTCCATGAGAGATTTGGATCCAGCTTTCCAAGGAGCTGGACAGAAAGC CGGTATTGAGGTATGGCGTATAGAGAACTTCAGCCCTACTCCCATTCCAAATTCTTCTATTGGGAAGTTCTTCACCGGAGACTCCTACATAGTATTGAAG ACGACAGCGTTAAAAACTGGTGCATTGCGCCATGATATCCATTACTGGCTTGGTAAAGATACCTCTCAG gATGAAGCTGGGACTGCTGCAGTTAAGACGGTTGAATTAGATGCAGCCTTAGGAGGCCGTGCGGTTCAGTATCGTGAAGTCCAAGGCCACGAAACCGAGAAATTCTTGTCGTATTTTAAGCCGTGTATCATACCTCaagaaggtggagtagcttcaGGATTCAAACATGTGGAAGCTGAAGAACATATTACTCGCTTGTTCGTCTGCAGAGGAAAACATGTTGTCCATGTCAAGGAG GTTGCGTTTGCTCGGAGCTCTTTAACGCATGACGATATTTACATTCTTGACACAAAGTCCAAGATCTTCCAGTTCAATGGGTCTAATTCAAGTATCCAAGAGAGAGCAAAAGCACTTGAAGTGGTTCAGTATATTAAAGATACTTACCATGATGGGACATGTGAAGTTGCTACTGTTG AGGATGGGAGACTTATGGCCGATGCTGACAGTGGAGAGTTTTGGGGTTTCTTTGGTGGGTTTGCTCCCTTACCTAGAAAACCAGCTAATGATGAAGACAAAACCTACACTTCTGATATCAAAAAATTATTCTG TGTGGAGAAGGGACAAGCAAATCCTGTTGAAGGAGATTCTTTGAGAAGAGAGATGTTGGATACAAACAAGTGTTACGTTCTTGATTGTGGACTCGAAGTGTTTGTTTGGATGGGAAGAACCACATCTCTTGATGATAGGAAAGCTGCGAGTGGAGCAGCAGAA GAAATGATTCGTTCATCTGAACGACCCAAAACGCAAATGATCCGCATAATAGAAGGGTTTGAAACCGTTCCATTCCGATCAAAGTTTGATACATGGACTCAAGTGACTAACACAACTGTGTCAGAGGATGGTAGAGGCAGAGTTGCTG CACTTCTGCAACGGCAAGGAGTGAATGTGAGAGGGCTGATGAAAGCTGCTCCACCTAAAGAAGAGATCCAAGCATTCATTGATTGCACTGGGAATCTGCAGGTTTGGCGTGTGAATGGTCAGCAAAAGATTCTCCTTCAAGCTGCTGACCATTCAAAGTTCTACAGTGGAGAGTGCTATGTTTTCCAGTATTCTTATCCTggtgaagagaaagaagaggttCTTATAGGAACTTGGTTTGGAAAGCAAAGTGTGGAG GAAGAAAGAGCTTCTGCAGTCTCTATGGCGAGCAAAATGGTTGAGTCAATGAAGTTTGTACCAGCCCAA GCTCGCATCAATGAAGGAAAGGAACCTTTTCAGTTCTTCGTCATCATGCAAAGCTTTATCGTTTTCAAG GGTGGTGTAAGCAGTGGATACAAGAAATACATAGCAGAGAAAGAAGTTGATGATGATACATACAATGAGAATGGTCTTGCTCTATTCCGCATTCAAGGGTCTGGTCCTGAAAATATGCAAGCAATTCAAGTTGACCCT GTTGCTTCATCACTCAACTCCTCATACTGTTACATACTACATAATGATTCTTCCGTATTTACTTGGACTGGGAATCTAGCAACCTCAACTGACCAGGAACTTGTGGAGAGGCAGCTAGATCTAATAAAG CCAAACCTACAGACTAGAGCACAGAAGGAAGGTTCAGAATCAGAACAGTTCTGGGAGTTATTAGGAGGCAAAACCGAATATTCGAGCCAAAAGCTCACCAAAGAACCTGAGAGAGACCCTCACTTGTTCTCCTGCACATTCACCAAAG AAATTCTGAAGGTGACAGAGATATATAACTTCACACAGGATGACTTGATGACAGAAGATATATTCATAGTAGACTGCCACTCAGATATCTTCGTGTGGGTTGGCCAAGAAGTAGTCCCCAAGAATAAGTTGCAGGCCTTAACTATTGGAGAG AAATTCATTGAGAAAGATTCTCTCCTGGAGAAGTTATCCCCTGAAGCTCCTATATATGTGATCATGGAAGGTGGTGAGCCAAGTTTCTTCACCCGGTTTTTCACTTCTTGGGATTCTTCAAAGTCTGCC ATGCATGGAAACTCATTCCagagaaaactcaaaattgTCAAAAATGGTGGAACTCCAGTTGCAGAG AAACCGAAACGAAGAACTCCAGCTTCATACGGTGGCCGTGCCAGTGTTCCAGACAAATCACAGCAGCGGTCGAGAAGCATGTCGTTTAGTCCAGATAGGGTACGCGTGAGGGGAAGATCTCCAGCGTTCAATGCACTCGCAGCAACGTTTGAGAGCCAAAACGCAAGAAACCTCTCGACTCCTCCCCCTGTAGTTAGAAAGCTCTACCCGAGATCTGTCACTCCTGATTCCTCAAAGCTTGCTCCCAAGTCTTCAGCTATTGCTTCTCGTAGTGCCCTTTTCGAACAACAACTAAAAACACCTCCCCAAGAACCTTCAATTCCAAAACCACTCAAAG CGAGCCCTAAGGCACCTGAGTCTCCAGCGTCAGGATCCAACTCAAATGGAAATGAGGAGAAGAAGGAAAATGGCAAGGGGGAGGAGAAATCAATGAGCAGCAGGATAGAGTCTCTGACGATTCAAGAAGATGCTAAAGAAGGagttgaagatgaagaagatttGCCATCTTACCCATACGATCGTCTCAAGACAACTTCACCTGATCCTGTCTCAGACATTGATGTAACAAGAAGAGAG GCTTACCTTTCATCAGAAGAGTTCAAAGAGAAATTTGGTATGACGAAAGAAGCTTTCTACAAGCTGCCTAAATGGAAACAGAACAAATTCAAGATGGCTGTTCAACTCTTCTGA
- the LOC108851925 gene encoding cadmium/zinc-transporting ATPase HMA3, which produces MAEYEETTKKTLQTSYFDVVGICCSSEVSLVGEILRPLDGVKEFSVIVPSRTVIVVHDSLLTSPLQIVKALNQARLEASVRPYGETSLTSKWPSPFAVVSGVLLALSFFKYFYSHLEWLALVAVVAGVFPILAKAVASVTRFRVDINALTLIAVIATVCMEDYTEAATIVFLFSVADWLESSAAHKASTVMSSLMSLAPRKAVIAETGLEVDVDEVGINTVVSVKAGESIPIDGVVVDGSCDVDEKTLTGESFPVSKQRDSTVLAATINLNGYIKVKTTALARDCVVAKMTKLVEEAQKSQTKTQRFIDKCSRYYTPAVVVVAACFAVIPVLLKVDNLSHWFHLALVVLVSGCPCGLILSTPVATFCALTKAATSGFLIKTGDCLETLAKIRTAAFDKTGTITKAEFTVSDFKSLSRNINLKTLLYWVSSIESKSSHPMAAALIDYARSVSVEPTPDMVENFQNFPGEGVYGRIDGQDIYIGNKRIAHRAGCLKVPGAEANMKRGKTIGYIYIGEELTGSFNLLDGCRHGAAQALQELKSLNIKTAMLTGDNRDAAMSIQEQLGNALDIVHAELLPQDKARIIDEFKRQGPTMMVGDGLNDAPALAKADIGISMGISGSALATETGDIILMSNDINKIPKGMRLARRSHKKVIENVVLSVGIKGAIMVLGLVGYPLIWAAVLADAGTCLLVILNSMMLLRDEREAPHVCYRASPSSRVKLVEDLEVGLLEKSGETSKKSCRSGCCGGPKDKQQN; this is translated from the exons ATGGCCGAGTATGAAGAGACAACGAAGAAGACTTTACAGACAAGTTACTTCGATGTGGTCGGAATCTGCTGTTCATCTGAAGTCTCTCTTGTCGGAGAAATTCTCCGTCCTCTTGACGGCGTCAAAGAATTCTCCGTCATCGTCCCTTCGAGAACCGTCATCGTTGTCCACGACAGCCTCTTGACTTCTCCGCTTCAAATCG TCAAGGCACTGAATCAAGCTAGGTTAGAGGCAAGCGTGAGACCATACGGCGAGACAAGCTTGACTAGTAAATGGCCAAGCCCTTTCGCTGTTGTTTCTGGTGTATTGCTTGCTCTCTCCTTCTTCAAATACTTTTATAGTCATCTTGAGTGGCTCGCTCTTGTTGCTGTGGTGGCTGGAGTCTTTCCTATTCTCGCTAAAGCTGTTGCTTCTGTCACAAGGTTTAGGGTTGACATCAACGCTCTCACTCTGATTGCtg TGATCGCGACAGTATGTATGGAGGATTACACAGAAGCTGCAACAATAGTGTTTCTATTCTCTGTAGCAGATTGGCTCGAGTCAAGTGCTGCTCACAAG GCAAGCACGGTGATGTCGTCGCTGATGAGCTTAGCGCCTAGAAAGGCAGTGATAGCGGAAACCGGACTAGAAGTTGACGTAGATGAGGTTGGGATAAACACAGTTGTTTCAGTTAAAGCTGGAGAAAGTATACCTATAGATGGAGTTGTAGTGGATGGAAGCTGTGATGTTGATGAGAAAACATTGACAGGAGAGTCCTTCCCTGTCTCCAAACAAAGAGACTCTACTGTTTTGGCTGCTACCATAAATCTTAATG GTTATATAAAGGTCAAAACCACAGCTCTAGCCAGAGACTGCGTGGTTGCGAAAATGACTAAGCTTGTAGAAGAAGCACAGAAAAGCCAAACCAAAACTCAGAGGTTTATTGACAAATGTTCTCGCTACTACACTCCAG CTGTTGTTGTAGTAGCAGCATGTTTTGCTGTCATCCCAGTCCTGTTAAAAGTTGACAACCTCAGCCATTGGTTCCACTTAGCGCTTGTAGTGTTAGTAAGCGGTTGTCCATGCGGTCTGATCCTATCCACACCCGTTGCTACCTTTTGTGCTCTCACCAAGGCAGCTACGTCAGGGTTTCTGATCAAAACCGGTGATTGTCTAGAAACCTTGGCCAAGATCAGGACTGCTGCTTTTGACAAAACAGGAACTATTACAAAAGCTGAGTTCACGGTCTCGGATTTTAAGTCTCTTTCTCGCAATATTAATCTGAAAACTTTGCTTTACTG GGTCTCGAGCATCGAAAGCAAGTCAAGCCATCCGATGGCAGCTGCACTTATCGACTACGCCAGATCAGTTTCTGTTGAGCCGACGCCTGATATGGTCGAGAACTTTCAGAACTTTCCAGGTGAAGGAGTTTATGGGAGAATAGACGGTCAAGATATCTACATTGGAAACAAAAGAATTGCACATAGAGCTGGATGCTTAAAAG TTCCGGGTGCTGAAGCTAATATGAAGCGGGGTAAGACCATTGGTTACATATACATTGGAGAAGAACTAACCGGTAGTTTCAACCTTTTGGACGGTTGTCGACATGGGGCTGCTCAGGCTCTACAGGAGCTCAAGTCCTTAAACATCAAAACAGCAATGCTCACTGGAGACAACCGAGATGCAGCCATGTCTATTCAAGAACAG CTAGGGAATGCTTTGGATATAGTTCATGCAGAACTTCTTCCACAAGACAAAGCAAGAATCATCGATGAGTTCAAGAGACAAGGGCCTACAATGATGGTAGGAGATGGTCTTAACGATGCACCGGCCCTGGCTAAAGCAGACATTGGAATTTCAATGGGGATCTCAGGGTCAGCACTTGCGACAGAGACAGGAGATATCATTCTTATGTCCAACGACATTAACAAGATACCTAAAGGGATGAGACTGGCTAGGAGAAGTCACAAGAAAGTGATTGAGAATGTGGTTTTGTCTGTGGGAATAAAAGGAGCAATCATGGTGCTTGGTTTGGTAGGTTACCCTCTTATTTGGGCAGCTGTTCTTGCTGATGCAGGAACTTGTTTGCTTGTGATACTTAATAGTATGATGCTTCTACGTGACGAGCGTGAAGCCCCGCATGTATGTTACCGTGCTTCTCCTTCTTCGCGGGTGAAGCTTGTGGAGGATCTAGAAGTGGGCTTGTTGGAGAAGAGTGGGGAGACAAGTAAAAAGAGTTGTCGCTCTGGTTGTTGTGGTGGCCCTAAGGACAAGCAACAAAACTGA